From Leifsonia sp. fls2-241-R2A-40a, one genomic window encodes:
- a CDS encoding Bax inhibitor-1/YccA family protein, with protein sequence MALSNPAFSTNPAFSSNGQAATVTAENLEQMYQSPSATAVDTDRMTVEDTITKTAICFVLLLAGAAVGWFVPVLAIPAAIVGFVLALVNIFKRRPVPGLILGYSAAQGVFLGAISMFFESQWSGIVIQAVIATFAVVGVTLALFASGKIRASAKATKVFLIAMFGYLAYSLVNLVLMWTGATPGSFGLNSVELGNTGIKLGLIVGLLVVVLGAYSLVLDFDAIKQGVANRAPRIYGWSGAFGIMVTVIWLYLEILRMLAISRD encoded by the coding sequence ATGGCACTCAGCAACCCGGCCTTCTCCACGAACCCGGCGTTCTCCAGCAACGGCCAGGCTGCAACCGTCACGGCCGAGAACCTGGAGCAGATGTACCAGTCGCCGTCCGCGACGGCGGTCGACACCGACCGGATGACGGTCGAGGACACCATCACCAAGACCGCGATCTGCTTCGTCCTGCTGCTCGCAGGCGCCGCCGTCGGCTGGTTCGTCCCGGTCCTTGCGATCCCTGCCGCGATCGTCGGCTTCGTGCTCGCCCTGGTCAACATCTTCAAGCGCCGCCCGGTGCCCGGACTCATCCTCGGCTACTCGGCCGCGCAGGGCGTCTTCCTCGGCGCGATCTCGATGTTCTTCGAGTCCCAGTGGTCCGGAATCGTCATCCAGGCGGTCATCGCGACGTTCGCCGTCGTCGGGGTGACTCTCGCGCTCTTCGCCTCGGGCAAGATCCGCGCATCGGCCAAGGCGACCAAGGTCTTCCTGATCGCGATGTTCGGCTACCTCGCCTATTCGCTCGTCAACCTCGTCCTGATGTGGACGGGCGCGACCCCCGGCAGCTTCGGCCTCAACAGCGTCGAGCTCGGCAACACCGGCATCAAGCTCGGTCTCATCGTCGGCCTCCTCGTGGTCGTCCTCGGCGCCTACTCGCTCGTGCTCGACTTCGACGCGATCAAGCAGGGCGTCGCCAACCGCGCCCCGCGCATCTACGGCTGGTCGGGCGCCTTCGGCATCATGGTCACCGTCATCTGGCTGTACCTCGAGATCCTGCGCATGCTCGCGATCTCGCGCGACTGA
- the sucC gene encoding ADP-forming succinate--CoA ligase subunit beta, producing MDLYEYQARDLFEKYGVPVLPGIVADTPEEVRAAAEKLGGVTVVKAQVKVGGRGKAGGVKVAKNPDEAEEAAKAILGLDIKGHEVRRVMVAGGARIAREFYFSVLLDRANRSYLSLTSVEGGMEIEQLAVEKPEALARVEVDPRGGIDHAKAVEIATAAGFPDDLVEKVADVFVKLYEVYTGEDATLVEVNPLVLTEEGDIIALDGKVTLDENAEFRHPEHEALEDKAAADPLEAKAKAANLNYVKLDGQVGIIGNGAGLVMSTLDVVSYAGEKHQGVKPANFLDIGGGASAEVMAAGLDVILNDPQVKSVFVNVFGGITACDAVANGIVKALEILGDEANKPLVVRLDGNKVDEGRRILKDANHPLVTLALTMDEGADKAAELAAK from the coding sequence GTGGATCTATACGAGTACCAGGCCAGAGACCTGTTTGAGAAGTACGGGGTCCCGGTGCTTCCGGGCATCGTCGCCGACACTCCCGAGGAGGTGCGCGCCGCGGCCGAGAAGCTGGGTGGCGTGACCGTCGTCAAGGCGCAGGTGAAGGTCGGAGGCCGCGGCAAGGCCGGCGGCGTCAAGGTCGCGAAGAACCCGGACGAGGCGGAGGAGGCGGCGAAGGCCATCCTCGGGCTCGACATCAAGGGCCACGAGGTCCGCCGTGTCATGGTCGCCGGCGGCGCCCGGATCGCGCGCGAGTTCTACTTCTCGGTGCTCCTCGACCGGGCCAACCGCTCCTACCTCTCGCTGACCAGCGTCGAGGGCGGCATGGAGATCGAGCAGCTCGCTGTCGAGAAGCCGGAGGCGCTGGCGCGCGTCGAGGTCGACCCGCGCGGCGGCATCGACCACGCCAAGGCGGTCGAGATCGCCACGGCGGCCGGCTTCCCCGACGACCTGGTCGAGAAGGTCGCCGATGTCTTCGTCAAGCTGTACGAGGTGTACACCGGTGAGGACGCCACCCTCGTCGAGGTGAACCCGCTGGTGCTCACCGAGGAGGGCGACATCATCGCCCTCGACGGCAAGGTGACCCTCGATGAGAACGCCGAGTTCCGCCACCCGGAGCACGAGGCGCTCGAGGACAAGGCCGCGGCGGACCCGCTGGAGGCCAAGGCCAAGGCTGCGAACCTCAACTACGTCAAGCTCGACGGCCAGGTCGGCATCATCGGCAACGGCGCGGGCCTGGTCATGTCCACCCTCGATGTCGTCTCCTACGCGGGCGAGAAGCACCAGGGCGTCAAGCCCGCGAACTTCCTCGACATCGGCGGCGGCGCGTCCGCCGAGGTGATGGCGGCGGGTCTGGATGTCATCCTGAACGACCCGCAGGTGAAGAGCGTGTTCGTGAACGTCTTCGGCGGTATCACCGCGTGCGACGCGGTCGCGAACGGCATCGTGAAGGCGCTCGAGATCCTCGGCGACGAGGCGAACAAGCCGCTGGTCGTGCGCCTGGACGGCAACAAGGTCGACGAGGGCCGCCGCATCCTGAAGGATGCGAACCACCCGCTGGTGACCCTGGCGCTCACCATGGACGAGGGCGCCGACAAGGCCGCCGAGCTGGCCGCGAAGTAA
- a CDS encoding glycerophosphodiester phosphodiesterase family protein, which yields MRARTAPMVIGHRGAPGYRPEHTRGSYELAFQLGADAVEPDIVATKDGVLVLRHENEISSTTDVAERGEFADRRTTKEVDGVVQTGWFTEDFTWDELSSLRARERIPALRQNSSTFDGHYPLLRLRDLLEIVERAGDGPGRAPGLVAELKHATYFEAAGLPLDELLLAEFSEAGWTDAAGVVVESFEHTVLVKLHERGFRSRRVYLLEDSGAPADRVAALGSSAPGYDSDVTLRGLYALGSAASSPAARVDGISVETSQVLSSGSVSMALFGEDDSADVGAVTSDLVDLAHSAGLAVFCWTLRPENGMLPAEFRTGEVDAAWGDWRRYFSILLHSGVDGVFADHPDLAVAVRDGR from the coding sequence ATGCGCGCGCGAACGGCTCCGATGGTCATCGGGCACCGCGGCGCCCCGGGCTACCGGCCGGAGCACACGCGCGGATCGTACGAGCTCGCGTTCCAGCTGGGCGCCGACGCCGTCGAGCCGGACATCGTCGCGACGAAGGACGGCGTCCTCGTCCTGCGCCACGAGAACGAGATCTCGAGCACGACGGATGTCGCCGAGCGTGGCGAGTTCGCCGACCGCCGGACGACCAAGGAGGTCGACGGCGTGGTCCAGACCGGGTGGTTCACCGAGGACTTCACCTGGGACGAGCTGTCCAGTTTGCGCGCGCGGGAGCGCATCCCCGCTCTTCGGCAGAACAGTTCTACCTTCGACGGGCATTACCCGCTGCTCCGCTTGCGCGATCTGCTGGAGATCGTCGAGCGGGCGGGGGACGGCCCGGGACGAGCGCCCGGTCTCGTCGCCGAGTTGAAGCACGCCACGTACTTCGAGGCGGCGGGCCTGCCACTGGACGAACTGCTCCTCGCAGAATTCTCGGAGGCGGGATGGACGGACGCGGCGGGCGTCGTGGTCGAGAGCTTCGAGCACACGGTTCTCGTGAAGCTGCACGAGCGCGGCTTCCGCAGCCGACGTGTCTATCTGCTCGAGGACTCGGGCGCCCCGGCCGACCGGGTTGCGGCGCTCGGCTCCAGCGCTCCCGGGTACGACAGCGACGTGACCTTGCGGGGCCTGTACGCCCTGGGCTCCGCTGCGTCGTCTCCCGCCGCCCGTGTCGACGGGATCAGCGTGGAGACCTCGCAGGTGCTCTCGTCGGGCTCCGTCTCGATGGCGCTGTTCGGCGAGGACGACTCGGCGGACGTCGGCGCGGTGACCTCTGACCTCGTCGACCTGGCCCATTCGGCGGGCCTCGCGGTGTTCTGCTGGACGCTGCGGCCCGAGAACGGCATGCTCCCGGCGGAGTTCCGGACCGGCGAGGTCGACGCTGCGTGGGGGGACTGGCGTCGGTATTTCTCGATCCTGCTGCACTCCGGGGTGGATGGGGTCTTCGCGGATCATCCGGACCTCGCGGTCGCCGTTCGCGATGGTCGCTGA
- a CDS encoding DUF4012 domain-containing protein — translation MPDSRPTRVSISHARRTRSRSFRWLVGVGIVVAIVVLAGLWIGFRALAAKSALEAAIPLVNTLKSQVVAQDVTGAKATLAKLEPKVASARSDTSDPIWRAGEIIPFVGPNLTAVRGLAGATDDVVTQAIKPLVGVLGSVSPAGLKPVNGALNLKPIVEATPVVDKAAAALDAAHQRVADIDVSSTIGPVRSATAQLDGMLGKVSAQMQDAKKAVHALPPALGSKGVRNYLVIFENSGELLPNGGTTGSMALLQIDNGKISLVKQSSASIRDFPRFNDYIIPIPEDVKKLYPYGLGKQVQDLTITPRFSLTFDMAKAMWKTAKGDEINGVVAMDTVTMANLLKATGPIDVLPNLQITAENAARILLIDIYAMYPDPVTVDKINETIAITAFSKMLGGAADPKVLLKTLLKMGEEGRVKVWTDDKSEQDLIKLTPFYSEPPVTTKETDALGVYFMDQTPSKLDYFLKAKIEVQQAVCSDKHRYVFTRVSLNSTAPANAGNILPPYVLGNGVLVTQGNVQVGTSVYAPKGYTVLKTAIDGQVAETPVTGTDGDYVVSQGVQQMAPGQTMIFDTLWDAGTTATKKMHADVTPMVNPSVTTYTPFDCTLLGLKAG, via the coding sequence ATGCCTGATTCCCGACCTACGCGTGTCTCGATCTCGCATGCCCGGCGTACTCGCTCCCGCAGCTTCCGGTGGCTCGTCGGTGTCGGCATCGTCGTCGCCATCGTGGTCCTGGCGGGACTCTGGATCGGCTTCCGCGCGCTCGCCGCGAAATCGGCGCTCGAAGCCGCCATCCCGCTCGTCAACACCCTCAAGTCGCAGGTCGTCGCTCAGGACGTCACGGGTGCCAAAGCGACCCTCGCCAAGCTCGAGCCGAAGGTGGCGTCGGCTCGCAGCGACACCAGCGACCCGATCTGGCGGGCTGGAGAGATCATCCCGTTCGTCGGACCGAACCTCACCGCGGTCCGCGGGCTCGCCGGCGCGACCGACGACGTCGTGACCCAGGCCATCAAGCCGCTCGTCGGAGTCCTGGGCTCGGTCTCGCCGGCCGGCCTGAAGCCGGTGAACGGCGCACTCAACCTCAAGCCGATCGTCGAGGCGACACCGGTCGTCGACAAGGCCGCCGCGGCCCTCGACGCCGCCCACCAGCGGGTCGCGGACATCGACGTCAGCTCGACCATCGGGCCCGTCCGTTCCGCCACCGCCCAGCTCGATGGAATGCTCGGCAAAGTGTCGGCGCAGATGCAGGATGCGAAGAAGGCCGTGCACGCGCTGCCTCCGGCTCTCGGGTCGAAGGGCGTGCGCAACTACCTCGTCATCTTCGAGAACAGCGGTGAGCTGCTGCCGAACGGCGGTACGACGGGGTCGATGGCGCTGCTGCAGATCGACAACGGCAAGATCAGCCTGGTCAAGCAGTCCTCGGCGTCGATCCGCGACTTCCCCCGATTCAACGACTACATCATCCCCATCCCGGAGGACGTGAAGAAGCTGTATCCGTACGGCCTGGGCAAGCAGGTGCAGGACCTGACGATCACGCCGCGGTTCTCGCTGACGTTCGACATGGCGAAAGCCATGTGGAAGACCGCGAAGGGCGACGAGATCAACGGCGTGGTCGCCATGGACACCGTGACGATGGCCAACCTGCTGAAGGCGACCGGCCCGATCGATGTGCTTCCCAACCTGCAGATCACCGCCGAGAACGCGGCGCGCATCCTGCTCATCGACATCTACGCGATGTATCCGGATCCGGTCACCGTCGACAAGATCAACGAGACCATCGCGATCACCGCGTTCTCGAAGATGCTCGGCGGCGCGGCGGACCCGAAGGTGCTGCTCAAGACCCTCCTGAAGATGGGGGAGGAGGGACGCGTCAAGGTCTGGACCGACGACAAGTCGGAGCAGGACCTGATCAAGCTGACCCCGTTCTACTCTGAGCCTCCGGTGACCACGAAGGAGACCGACGCGCTCGGCGTCTACTTCATGGATCAGACCCCCTCGAAGCTGGACTACTTCCTGAAGGCGAAGATCGAGGTGCAGCAGGCGGTGTGCTCCGACAAGCACCGGTACGTCTTCACCCGCGTCTCGCTCAACAGCACAGCGCCGGCGAATGCGGGCAACATCCTTCCCCCGTACGTGCTGGGCAACGGCGTGCTCGTCACGCAGGGCAACGTCCAGGTCGGGACGAGCGTGTACGCGCCGAAGGGCTACACGGTCCTCAAGACCGCCATCGACGGACAGGTGGCGGAGACCCCGGTCACCGGGACCGACGGCGACTACGTGGTCTCACAGGGCGTGCAGCAGATGGCCCCGGGGCAGACGATGATCTTCGACACGCTGTGGGATGCCGGCACGACCGCGACCAAGAAGATGCACGCCGACGTGACGCCCATGGTGAACCCGAGCGTGACGACGTACACGCCGTTCGACTGCACCCTGCTGGGGCTCAAGGCCGGGTGA
- a CDS encoding UvrD-helicase domain-containing protein — protein sequence MTSLPDAPQTTPSSVPIILDGWQGDGANGPAEGGASGDSGNDGSGRWRGPSERLFAGLNPQQREAAEYRGQALLIVAGAGSGKTSVLTRRIAGLIESREAWPSEILAITFTNKAANEMRERVEQLLGGKAQGMWISTFHSACVRILRREAETIGKTPSFTIYDSGDSRALLKRIIKELDADTLGFTVGSAANRISKLKNELTDLETHARSANLSDPQEVMFLEIFRQYTRELRRANAFDFDDLIAETVFLFRAFPRIAALYQSRFRHILVDEYQDTNHAQYSLIRELTMPVAPDIVDDLEAHGRNVRPLRDAAGIIPAASLTVVGDSDQSIYAFRGADIRNIVEFERDFPGAKVVLLEQNYRSTQNILSAANAVISNNFDRKDKKLWTAVGDGEKIVGYTGYSGHDEAQFVADEIEKLHSAGMAYKDIAVFYRTNAQTRALEEIFIRSALPYKVMGGTKFYERAEIKDAMAYLITVANPDDFLALRRILNTPKRGIGPATETQLASYAEDNGLTFRGAMRDAGSLGLGPKVTSAILQLSNLLDEAAAKVDPSNPAGVSPVADVLTFLLDGSGYLEALRKSRDPQDEARAENVDELVAVTREFARNNPDGGLVDFLTEVSLVAAADEIDDSSGSVSLMTLHTAKGLEYDAVFLTGIEEDLLPHRMSANEPGGPAEERRLFYVGITRAKKRLFLSLAMTRAQFGETAVAMPSRYLQEIPADLIDWRQSPGSANGRGGTQSRALNARRPGLGAGSGGSGWNDSLAADTFRQERPKAEWPNRVTGKVRDNGDLELAPGDRIRHADFGDGRVTQVTGQGAKRVAHVQFEKVGAKKLLIKIAPIDKL from the coding sequence ATGACGAGCCTCCCCGACGCCCCGCAGACCACCCCTTCCTCCGTCCCGATCATCCTGGACGGGTGGCAGGGCGACGGCGCGAACGGCCCGGCGGAAGGCGGGGCATCCGGCGACTCCGGGAACGACGGCTCGGGTCGCTGGCGCGGACCGAGCGAACGGCTGTTCGCGGGGCTCAACCCGCAGCAGCGCGAGGCGGCGGAGTATCGCGGGCAGGCCCTCCTGATCGTGGCCGGCGCCGGTTCCGGCAAGACGAGCGTGCTGACGCGCCGCATCGCCGGGCTGATCGAGAGCCGCGAGGCGTGGCCGAGCGAGATCCTCGCCATCACGTTCACCAACAAGGCGGCGAACGAGATGCGCGAGCGCGTTGAGCAGTTGCTCGGCGGCAAGGCCCAGGGCATGTGGATCTCGACGTTCCACTCGGCGTGCGTCCGCATCCTGCGCCGTGAAGCGGAGACGATCGGCAAGACGCCGAGCTTCACCATCTACGACTCCGGCGACTCGCGTGCGCTGCTCAAGCGCATCATCAAGGAGCTGGATGCGGACACTCTCGGCTTCACGGTCGGGAGCGCGGCGAACCGCATCTCCAAGCTGAAGAACGAGCTGACCGACCTCGAGACCCACGCACGCTCGGCGAACCTCAGCGATCCGCAGGAGGTGATGTTCCTCGAGATCTTCCGCCAGTACACGCGTGAGCTGCGCCGGGCGAACGCCTTCGACTTCGACGACCTGATCGCCGAGACCGTCTTCCTGTTCCGCGCCTTCCCGCGCATCGCCGCCCTGTACCAGAGCCGGTTCCGTCACATCCTGGTCGACGAGTACCAGGACACGAACCATGCCCAGTACTCCCTCATCCGCGAGCTGACGATGCCCGTCGCGCCGGACATCGTGGACGACCTGGAGGCGCACGGTCGCAACGTCCGGCCTCTCCGCGATGCGGCGGGGATCATCCCGGCCGCCTCGCTGACGGTGGTCGGCGACTCGGACCAGTCGATCTACGCCTTCCGCGGGGCCGACATCCGGAACATCGTGGAATTCGAGCGCGACTTCCCCGGGGCGAAGGTCGTGCTGCTCGAGCAGAACTACCGTTCGACGCAGAACATCCTCAGCGCCGCCAATGCCGTCATCTCGAACAACTTCGACCGCAAGGACAAGAAGCTGTGGACCGCGGTCGGAGACGGCGAGAAGATCGTCGGCTACACCGGGTACTCGGGCCACGACGAGGCCCAGTTCGTCGCCGACGAGATCGAGAAGCTGCACAGCGCCGGCATGGCGTACAAGGACATCGCGGTGTTCTACCGGACGAACGCCCAGACCCGTGCGCTGGAGGAGATCTTCATCCGGTCCGCTTTGCCGTACAAGGTGATGGGCGGCACGAAGTTCTACGAGCGGGCCGAGATCAAGGACGCGATGGCGTATCTGATCACCGTCGCCAACCCGGATGACTTCCTGGCGCTCCGGCGCATCCTGAACACGCCGAAGCGCGGGATCGGGCCGGCCACCGAGACGCAACTCGCCAGCTACGCGGAGGACAACGGCCTCACCTTCCGGGGCGCGATGCGGGATGCGGGATCGCTCGGCCTCGGACCGAAGGTGACCAGCGCGATCCTTCAGCTGTCGAACCTTCTCGATGAGGCGGCGGCGAAAGTCGACCCGTCGAACCCGGCGGGCGTCTCGCCGGTGGCCGACGTGCTCACGTTCCTGCTCGACGGCAGCGGCTACCTGGAGGCACTCCGTAAGAGCCGCGACCCTCAGGACGAGGCGCGCGCCGAGAACGTGGACGAGCTGGTGGCCGTCACGCGCGAGTTCGCACGCAACAATCCCGACGGCGGTCTGGTCGACTTCCTCACCGAGGTCTCGTTGGTCGCCGCGGCCGACGAGATCGACGACTCGAGCGGTTCCGTGTCGCTGATGACCCTGCACACCGCGAAGGGGTTGGAGTACGACGCGGTCTTCCTCACCGGCATCGAGGAAGACCTCCTTCCGCATCGCATGTCGGCGAATGAACCCGGCGGCCCTGCGGAGGAGCGCCGGCTCTTCTACGTCGGCATCACCCGTGCGAAGAAGCGGTTGTTCCTGTCGCTGGCGATGACGCGTGCACAGTTCGGCGAGACCGCCGTGGCGATGCCCAGTCGTTACCTGCAAGAGATCCCCGCAGACCTGATCGACTGGCGACAGTCGCCCGGATCGGCGAACGGCCGCGGCGGCACGCAGTCGCGGGCGCTGAACGCACGCCGTCCTGGGCTCGGCGCCGGATCGGGCGGGTCCGGCTGGAACGACAGCCTTGCCGCCGACACGTTCCGGCAGGAGCGCCCGAAGGCGGAGTGGCCCAATCGCGTGACCGGCAAGGTGCGCGACAACGGCGACCTCGAGCTCGCGCCGGGCGACCGCATCCGCCACGCCGACTTCGGCGATGGTCGCGTCACCCAGGTGACCGGCCAGGGTGCGAAGCGGGTGGCCCACGTGCAGTTCGAGAAGGTGGGCGCGAAGAAGCTCCTCATCAAGATCGCCCCGATCGACAAACTGTGA
- a CDS encoding nucleotide sugar dehydrogenase, whose amino-acid sequence MSSLNKHAVIVGQGYVGLPVAMRAVEAGYTVVGLDVDQRRIDGLRRGESYVDDISSATLTAAIESGSYTPSDDYADAEGFDVAVITVPTPLKEGIPDLTYIEDSARALSTRLTRGATVILESTTYPGTTEELLVPILEEGSGLTAGTDFHVGYSPERIDPGNPTWGFTNTPKVVSGIDAASLERVKGFYDDLVERTVPVSGTKEAELTKLLENTFRHVNIALVNELAIFGHQLGVDVWESIDAASSKPFGFMKFTPGPGVGGHCLPVDPSYLSWQVRRKLGQSFRFVELANDINDHMPDYVAQRLMVLLNRAGKALNGARVVLVGLSYKRNTGDIRESPSLRLIDVLRELGAEIVGIDDRVEDHRWPAGVERAPYTAETLAGADAVVLVTDHEEFDLQLLAETSAPVLDTKNRVSGPTVERL is encoded by the coding sequence ATGAGTTCACTCAACAAGCACGCCGTCATCGTTGGTCAGGGCTACGTCGGCCTCCCCGTAGCGATGCGAGCGGTGGAAGCGGGCTACACCGTCGTGGGTCTCGACGTGGATCAGCGCCGCATCGACGGGCTGCGCCGCGGCGAGTCGTACGTCGACGACATCTCGTCGGCCACGCTCACCGCAGCGATCGAGTCCGGCAGCTACACACCGAGCGACGACTACGCGGACGCCGAGGGCTTCGACGTGGCCGTCATCACCGTGCCGACGCCCTTGAAGGAGGGCATCCCGGACCTCACCTACATCGAGGACTCCGCACGCGCGCTGTCCACCCGCCTGACGCGCGGCGCGACCGTCATCCTCGAGTCGACCACGTACCCGGGCACGACCGAGGAGCTCCTGGTCCCGATCCTCGAGGAGGGTTCCGGACTGACCGCGGGCACCGACTTCCACGTCGGCTACAGCCCCGAGCGCATCGACCCCGGAAACCCGACCTGGGGCTTCACCAACACCCCGAAGGTCGTCTCCGGCATCGACGCCGCCTCCCTCGAGCGGGTGAAGGGCTTCTACGACGACCTCGTCGAGCGCACCGTGCCGGTCAGCGGCACCAAGGAGGCGGAGCTCACCAAGCTCCTCGAGAACACGTTTCGGCACGTCAACATCGCGCTCGTGAACGAGCTCGCCATCTTCGGCCACCAGCTGGGCGTGGATGTGTGGGAGTCGATCGACGCGGCCTCCTCCAAGCCGTTCGGCTTCATGAAGTTCACCCCGGGCCCCGGTGTGGGCGGACACTGCCTCCCGGTCGACCCCAGCTACCTGTCGTGGCAGGTGCGCCGCAAGCTCGGCCAGTCCTTCCGCTTCGTCGAGCTGGCGAACGACATCAACGACCACATGCCCGATTACGTCGCCCAGCGGCTCATGGTGCTGCTGAACCGCGCGGGCAAGGCGCTGAACGGCGCGCGCGTCGTGCTCGTGGGCCTCTCCTACAAGCGCAACACGGGCGACATCCGCGAGTCCCCGTCGCTCCGTCTGATCGATGTCCTGCGGGAACTCGGCGCGGAGATCGTCGGCATCGACGACCGCGTGGAGGACCACCGCTGGCCGGCAGGTGTCGAGCGGGCGCCCTACACCGCGGAGACGCTGGCCGGGGCGGACGCCGTGGTCCTGGTCACCGACCACGAGGAGTTCGACCTGCAGCTGCTCGCCGAGACCTCCGCCCCCGTCCTCGACACCAAGAACCGGGTCAGCGGCCCGACCGTCGAGCGGCTCTGA
- a CDS encoding FUSC family protein has translation MRAGFSAPRNLEVGLRAAVAVAVPLFVLFAAGRLDLTAYATFGAFTAVYGRNEPYRVRVRTITVAALALLLSISIGIALAVLGEPLALVAVALVVVVGGGTLFVTVFQIVPPQALFFVFALLVCAAVPTPAADALPRLGLAAVSAAFAWLVTMSGWAIRRITGPSRGVLARSGLVPELRRRPVTDPSALRDPRVWLTVAQNVVGVLVAGGIAFAFGFGHAYWAIVSLVAVIPPARAAHSISRSLHRIVGTIVGVAVTALLLAWSPPPVFLICVIVVCQFFTEVLVARHYGAALVFITPLALSVSHLAAPTPLNALVVDRVLETVLGAGIGIVLVLLARGVQRSRGLAP, from the coding sequence GTGAGGGCCGGCTTCTCGGCGCCGCGGAACCTCGAGGTGGGGCTGCGGGCGGCTGTGGCTGTCGCCGTCCCCCTCTTCGTTCTCTTCGCGGCCGGGCGGTTGGACCTGACGGCCTACGCCACCTTCGGCGCCTTCACCGCCGTGTACGGACGCAATGAGCCGTATCGTGTGCGCGTCCGTACGATCACGGTGGCTGCTCTCGCGCTGCTCCTGAGCATCTCCATCGGCATCGCGCTCGCCGTGCTCGGGGAGCCGCTCGCCCTCGTTGCTGTGGCCCTGGTCGTGGTGGTGGGCGGTGGCACGCTGTTCGTTACGGTGTTCCAGATCGTGCCTCCGCAGGCGTTGTTCTTCGTCTTCGCGCTCCTGGTGTGCGCGGCCGTTCCTACGCCGGCCGCCGACGCCCTTCCGCGGCTCGGCCTCGCCGCGGTTTCCGCGGCGTTCGCCTGGCTGGTCACGATGTCGGGATGGGCGATCCGCCGCATCACCGGACCATCGCGTGGAGTGCTCGCCCGCTCGGGGCTCGTCCCGGAACTGCGTCGTCGTCCCGTGACGGACCCGTCCGCTCTCCGCGACCCTCGCGTCTGGCTCACCGTCGCGCAGAACGTCGTCGGAGTGCTGGTCGCGGGAGGCATCGCCTTCGCATTCGGATTCGGGCATGCCTACTGGGCGATCGTGAGTCTGGTGGCGGTGATCCCTCCCGCTCGTGCGGCGCACTCCATCTCGCGATCGCTGCACCGGATCGTCGGCACGATCGTGGGTGTCGCCGTCACCGCGCTCCTCCTCGCCTGGTCGCCTCCGCCCGTGTTCCTGATCTGCGTCATCGTCGTGTGCCAGTTCTTCACCGAGGTGCTCGTCGCACGCCACTACGGCGCCGCGCTCGTCTTCATCACGCCGCTGGCGCTGTCGGTCTCGCACCTCGCCGCACCGACGCCACTGAACGCCCTGGTCGTCGATCGCGTGCTGGAGACCGTGCTGGGGGCGGGGATCGGAATCGTCCTCGTGCTGCTCGCCCGTGGCGTGCAGCGCAGCCGCGGGCTCGCGCCCTAG
- a CDS encoding oxygenase MpaB family protein, translated as MRLFRRIRPVAVSDIAAEALTLAGGGCALLLQIAHPAVGRGVVEHSDFAQRLMDRLDGTMLYLTATMFGSAEQQTALRRIVNRAHAPVRSRGTSTAPAYNAYDPDLQLWVAGTLYWTMMDLHRRVFGALTPSQAEDAYGQLSRALSNLQLTHDRWPATVAAFGEYWERTVATLAVDAEVLALSRQILYPRRAAWWLRPWLPLVRLITAGLLPDAVRQQFRLDWDERRQRRFDRTIRMLTVVYPRLPMWLRTLPRNRYLAQLRRMVRPREPRPSVSGRAAAD; from the coding sequence GTGCGCCTCTTCCGTCGGATTCGACCCGTCGCTGTCTCGGACATCGCGGCCGAGGCGCTGACGCTCGCCGGTGGAGGCTGTGCTCTCCTCCTGCAGATCGCCCATCCGGCGGTCGGCCGGGGCGTCGTGGAGCACTCGGACTTCGCGCAGCGTCTGATGGACCGTCTCGACGGCACGATGCTGTACCTGACGGCCACCATGTTCGGTTCGGCGGAACAGCAGACCGCTCTGAGGCGCATCGTGAACCGCGCCCACGCGCCCGTGCGGAGCAGGGGAACCTCCACGGCTCCGGCGTACAACGCCTACGACCCCGACCTGCAGCTCTGGGTCGCCGGCACGCTCTACTGGACGATGATGGACCTGCACCGGCGGGTGTTCGGCGCCCTCACGCCCTCGCAGGCGGAGGACGCCTATGGGCAGCTGTCCCGCGCGCTCTCCAATCTCCAGCTCACGCACGATCGCTGGCCCGCTACGGTGGCCGCGTTCGGCGAGTACTGGGAGCGGACGGTCGCGACACTCGCTGTCGACGCCGAGGTTCTGGCGCTATCACGACAGATCCTGTACCCGCGGCGCGCGGCGTGGTGGCTCCGGCCGTGGCTGCCGTTGGTCCGGCTGATCACCGCCGGGCTGCTGCCCGACGCCGTTCGGCAGCAGTTCCGCCTCGACTGGGACGAACGCCGGCAGCGGCGATTCGATCGGACGATCCGGATGCTGACGGTCGTCTATCCCCGGCTCCCGATGTGGCTCCGCACCCTCCCGCGCAACCGGTACCTCGCCCAGCTGCGACGCATGGTTCGACCACGCGAGCCACGGCCGTCGGTGAGCGGCCGCGCCGCGGCCGACTAG